The genomic region TCGAACTTGATGAAGAACAATAATTCGAGCGAAATTTTGCCTCATCGTTTCAAAAGAAAGCCTTATCGTTTCAAGAGGGGGTACGTTATGCAGGAAACAATGGAGGGTTGGAATACTACAATTGTTGAATCTATGGGTTTTTCTTTATGTTTAGGGGAAAATCGCTATGGAACAATGGGGCAATGCTGGAAATTAGCACCTGAGGTAGGGGAGGGATTTTTTTGGGCATATGGAGAAAAAGATCTGTTTGATATCAAAATCCATGATTTTTATTTCAATGAAGATATGCTGATTGAAAATAGGATAGCAGGGTATCTGAGTATATTTTATTATGATTCCATTTCAGGAGAACAACTTACGCCTTATAGGCAAATGAGTCCTGGATGTATTCAAAGCCTTGTCGGCAACGACAAACCATACAGAATTCGGATACATAAGAAAATCCCTGTCCGCTGTATCGGGATAGGAATTTCGCCGGTCTATTATGGGAACTACATGAAAGATCGTTATTCAAAAGAGTATTTTGATCCACATACTGCCTTTGCCAAGCTTAATCAAGATGAGGATTTTCCTGAACTGGTATTTTTGCTGAAGCAGGTTGAAAACTATAGGGGAGAGGGAATTGCTGCCAAGATGTTCTATGAGGGTAAGGTTTCAGAAGTCGTTTCCTTGTTAATCGGACGAATGGAACGCAACTCTCGACAAATGAGCAATAGAAAAATCGATGAACATGATAGTAAGCAGATAAAGGTAGCAGTCGATTATATTGATGCTCACTATGCCTATGATATTCCTTTGAAACAGCTGGCTGGATTTGCCTGCATGGGTACTACAAAGTTCAAAGTAGTATTCAAAAATCTATATGGATGCACGGTGACAAACTATATTCAGCGACAGCGGTTACATCATGCAGAATGTCTTTTGACACAAAACAATCTGACCGTAGGTCAAATTGCGGAAAGTGTCGGTTATTCAACTTCCAGCCGATTGGCAAAACTGTTTCGGCAACATACAGGTCTCTTGCCGACAGAGTTCCGAAAAATGGTCAAAAGAAACTAGCAAGAGAATCAATGGCAAATGTAGCTCATATACTTATATCAATGTAGTTGAACCAGCTTTTTCCCTGTATATTTTCCCATATTCTTCTTGAGTTTGCTGACGGGAAACGGCTTGCCATGTGCTGGGTAGATTGTTTTCGCTCCATCTGCAATGATTTTTTGCCAGCTTTTGTAATATTCATCTATGTTACAGATGAAAATCACACAGTTCTTTGTACCTGCAAAGGAAAGCATATGTGCAGCGGTATCTCCTGCCAAACAACTGCCGTCATCGAACAGGACTGAAATTGAATCTACGGTATGACCTGGCGTAGCAATGATCTTTCCTTGTAAAGGAATCCCTATTTCCTGTAACTGCATATCGCCATCGACAAGGATATCACAGTCCCTGGTAATGTATGGCGTAAATTTCAGATTCTTTGCCTTGTCGACTTTTTTTCTCAAGATGACTGAAAGATAGAACTGTTTGCGTCTGAGAAGCCATGCAACCCGCTTGTTGAGCAAGCCGCCTCCATGGGATTGGTCATTTTCTCCTTTTGCAATGAGATCCTTGCATGGTTTTGACATGACGATACGGATGGAACTGTTTTCCTGAAGAATGTAATGCAACAGCCCGCAATGGTCGTCATGATGATGCGTCAGGATCATATAGGAAACTTGAGAAAGGGATATTCCTACTTCTTTCAACCGTTCCTTGAAGAGGTCCCGATCTTCTTCATAACCGCTGTCCACAAGTACGTATTGGTTACCTGCTTTTACCAGAAAACAATTTGTAACACTTAGTCTGATCGGAATTATTTCCATTTCCTACCACCTGTTTCAGTGGTATCCCAAGGATAATCAGAAAGTCAAGGGATTTACAAAAGGTCTTTATCCTTTCTATGTTTTTCCATATACATATTGTTCTTTTTTGGAAATACCAATCAGGAATATTGAGAAAAGAATAGATGGTTCAAAATGAAAAGCTACACCGGTAGGTCGATGTAGCTCTAGAAATAACATATCCTTTTTATCAGATGCTGTAGACAAAACCAAGGGTAGGTGTGACGGAAATAACTGATTCATCCTTTGCATTTTCATCAGCAAGAAAATCGCCGGTTACGAAAGGATCCCAGGTTACCATACAGGAACAGGACAGCGCCATGGAAGAGTTGAATGTATATTTCAGCTTAGCTGCGATACCAGCACCCCAAGCAGAATGACTTTTAAAATAAGAATCATCGTGGGAGCTGAACACATGGATGAAATTCGGTCCTGCCGCAAGGCCGAGTACCATGGACGGGGAAAGTGCAATCGGATATTGAGCACCTGCAAACAGAAGAATCCAGTTGGCATTGTAATCGTGAGAATCAAAAAATACATACGTGGTACCTCCATCAAAAGGTTCGTATGCAATTGTTGTCAATGACCTGCAGAAATCAACATTTAGCAAGGCTATTGCTGGGACACCGAACTTTGCCGTGACCGTTTCACCAAGGATTGTTCCTTGTTGTGCTACATGTGTTTTTATTGTAGGGAATAGGTAAATATATTACCAAATTAATCAGTAAAGTAAATACATTATATGCTACATATTTCCTATATGGGTCGCTTAGGGCTTCGGTGGCGGGACCTCTTCTGGCTCTCCATGAGGAGGTAGTCCTGGCGCAGGGGCAGGTGGGAAATGTATTTCCATCGTTGGTTTCGGAATGATTTCGAAAACTTTGCCGCAGATTGCTGTCTTTGTCCCAGTCTTGTCAGTCATGTAGCACTGGGCAGTATACAGGCCGGTTGATATCTCATTTATGCTGAAATCCTGAGGAAAGCGAAAGACAGTATGTATATGTCCGTTCTTCCAATCTACCGAATGGGTTTTTGCAATATAGATAGTTCCATTGGGCGCAGTGATATCGCATCCCAAGACTGCGGTTCCTGTCGCAGTACTGTCCCTGACATCGTAACGGATGCTCGCAGTTCCTGAACGGTCGATGAATACGCTCATTGAATAAGGATTTACATCGGGATCCCATCCAAAAGTGGCACATCCGCATAAAAGAAGAAGAAACGGCAATAACAGGACAAATCTTTTTACGTACATGTGACCCTCCACAAAACATGTTTCTGGCTTTTGGAAACAATACCTGAGATCAGGTTGTTTTCCTCTTGATAGCTTCTGAGAAAGAACAGCTATAGTCTATCATACAATCAGGGATGTAGCAATGTTGCTGTTTTATTTGCTTTTTGAACATATAGTTAAGTGATTGATATGTTGAACTGTACAACCAATGGAACCAAGCAACGGACTACAATACATTAGTATTGTTTATAAAATACAGTGTATCAACTTTGTATTGATTCTGTAACATTGGATTGAGTTGGATGTTATTTGTTTTGTACATAATGACTTATTTCCTTATTATGGACAGATGAGAAATGTTAGGTTATAGTTATTGTATAGGACCACTTACTTAGTATCCTATTTCACATTAACAGAGAGGAGTTTATTGCGCGAAGTATAGCCGTAGTTGGTCGCTGAAGACAAATGGAGGAGAATATGAATGACGTCGTCGTTGGTATATGTCCCGAAGAACAAAAAGTCCTGTTGCCGGTACTTGCTCCGTATACTGTTCTGGCAGCTTCTTCAGTCTCACAGCTGTTGTCTTTGCTAGATATACATAGGGATGTTCTTTTTGTGGTTGCAATGCCGGATTATCTTGGTGTCGGAAGCAAAGAGCTTACCCGTGAAGTGAAAAGAAAATTACCTAATTTGCCTCTTTTGCTTATTGAAAATGATGAAACAACATCTTTTGGCAAGGATTACTTCAATTATGGAGTAGTTGATTTTTTGGAATATCCCGCTACTGCCGAGGCTTTTTCCCGAAAAATAGAGGTTTATGTCTTGTTCGATGCCATGCTTGAATCATTGGCGGGAGGTTGCCTGATCTGTACCGAGAAAAACCATCTTGCAGTAGATGACCAGCTGGTCGAGAGGATAGTAAGAGTATTGCAGGTCAACAATGAAGAACTTGAGACACATATGAAACGGACTTCACTGATGATGCAGGTGCTTGCAAACCAGGTTGCGTCACAGCATATTCCTGGATATGAGCTTACCTCAAGACAATTGGAAGCCATGGTCAAAATGGCACCATTGCATGATATAGGCAAGTCCTGTATTCCCCCAGAGTTATTGAACAAACCGGGAAGACTGACCAATGATGAATTTGAAGAAGTAAAACTGCATGTGATCTGTGGAGCGGCGATGATGCAGCGTCATAAGCCAAGGACTGCTGAATGCCAGATGATGCAGGAGACTGCCAATTCCATTATTCTCTGTCATCATGAAAAGTACGATGGAACAGGTTATCCGTATCATCTCAGGAAGGAAGAAATTCCTTTGCCA from Spirochaetia bacterium harbors:
- a CDS encoding AraC family transcriptional regulator: MQETMEGWNTTIVESMGFSLCLGENRYGTMGQCWKLAPEVGEGFFWAYGEKDLFDIKIHDFYFNEDMLIENRIAGYLSIFYYDSISGEQLTPYRQMSPGCIQSLVGNDKPYRIRIHKKIPVRCIGIGISPVYYGNYMKDRYSKEYFDPHTAFAKLNQDEDFPELVFLLKQVENYRGEGIAAKMFYEGKVSEVVSLLIGRMERNSRQMSNRKIDEHDSKQIKVAVDYIDAHYAYDIPLKQLAGFACMGTTKFKVVFKNLYGCTVTNYIQRQRLHHAECLLTQNNLTVGQIAESVGYSTSSRLAKLFRQHTGLLPTEFRKMVKRN
- a CDS encoding MBL fold metallo-hydrolase, yielding MEIIPIRLSVTNCFLVKAGNQYVLVDSGYEEDRDLFKERLKEVGISLSQVSYMILTHHHDDHCGLLHYILQENSSIRIVMSKPCKDLIAKGENDQSHGGGLLNKRVAWLLRRKQFYLSVILRKKVDKAKNLKFTPYITRDCDILVDGDMQLQEIGIPLQGKIIATPGHTVDSISVLFDDGSCLAGDTAAHMLSFAGTKNCVIFICNIDEYYKSWQKIIADGAKTIYPAHGKPFPVSKLKKNMGKYTGKKLVQLH
- a CDS encoding HD domain-containing protein, coding for MNDVVVGICPEEQKVLLPVLAPYTVLAASSVSQLLSLLDIHRDVLFVVAMPDYLGVGSKELTREVKRKLPNLPLLLIENDETTSFGKDYFNYGVVDFLEYPATAEAFSRKIEVYVLFDAMLESLAGGCLICTEKNHLAVDDQLVERIVRVLQVNNEELETHMKRTSLMMQVLANQVASQHIPGYELTSRQLEAMVKMAPLHDIGKSCIPPELLNKPGRLTNDEFEEVKLHVICGAAMMQRHKPRTAECQMMQETANSIILCHHEKYDGTGYPYHLRKEEIPLPGRLMAVIDVYDALTSERPYKHAYPHKQAVHILLSGKGTHFDPTLINVFLTVQEKIHETSEDYHSLEKSDQYY